A genomic region of Homalodisca vitripennis isolate AUS2020 chromosome 5, UT_GWSS_2.1, whole genome shotgun sequence contains the following coding sequences:
- the LOC124361852 gene encoding fatty-acid amide hydrolase 2-A-like: MEIALYLHRNLPLPPINNPVFLQIEMEILVRFVGALEILLCWLTAPIYFLLHLRRNRPVPPISNPILLESATELARKIRTEEYSSEQVVRAFILRCREVNPILNAVVEDRYVKALSEAHTVDQMIYNKEKTVEEMERDTPFLGVPFTVKESIGVKGMSQSVGCLPRLGVKASCDGDSVANMRRAGAIPIAVTNTPELCLCWESTNLITGRTNNPYDLNRTPGGSSGGEAALVSSGASVLGVASDIAGSIRLPAAFTGVFGHKPTPGYISLNGHYPTSNDENFSKFLVVGPMVRYVQDLKPLFKIMAGEKAAILNLDEEINMKKLRVMYMTDLGESMVMIPTDEEIRAAVKNSADHLKTKFGCQTEMPYIEELSDTVEISSSVFFSMDGIPDLMEISSSDDPKMKKNIFIEMIKGIFGLSEFSLAGLIFTAIYKCNGFMLKSRQQKYIQMHKVLKKKLTDMLGDDGVFILPTHPIPAYYHGQFTMKTAGVGFTMIFNTLEMPATHVPMGLNKDGLPIGVQVVAGPHQDRLCLAVAQELGQKFGGWVPAP; the protein is encoded by the exons ATGGAGATCGCGCTATACCTCCACAGAAACTTACCCTTGCCTCCTATCAACAACCCTGTTTTTTTGCAGATTGAGATGGAGATCCTAGTGCGGTTTGTGGGGGCCCTGGAGATATTGCTGTGTTGGCTCACAGCACCCATATACTTCCTGCTTCACCTCCGCAGAAACCGACCTGTGCCTCCTATCAGCAACCCTATCTTGTTGGAGAGTGCTACTGAACTGGCGAGGAAAATAAGGACAGAGGAG TACTCGAGTGAGCAAGTAGTGCGGGCCTTCATACTGAGATGTCGTGAGGTGAACCCCATCCTGAATGCAGTCGTCGAGGACCGTTACGTGAAAGCACTCAGCGAAGCACACACTGTGGACCAGATgatttataacaaagaaaaaactgTGGAAGAAATGGAAAGGGACACGCCGTTCCTGggtgttccatttacagtaaaaGAAAGCATTGGAGTAAAAG GCATGAGCCAGAGCGTGGGTTGTTTGCCCAGACTAGGGGTGAAGGCTTCTTGTGATGGAGACTCAGTTGCTAACATGCGACGTGCCGGAGCCATCCCCATTGCGGTCACCAACACTCCTGAGTTGTGTCTCTGTTGGGAATCCACCAACCTCATCACTGGACGCACCAACAACCCCTACGATCTCAACCGCACCCCTGGTGGTTCCTCTGGAGGAGAG GCAGCCCTCGTATCTTCTGGAGCCTCTGTTCTCGGAGTGGCTTCGGATATTGCAGGATCCATCCGGTTGCCAGCTGCGTTTACTGGTGTGTTCGGACACAAACCTACTCCTG GATATATCTCCCTAAATGGCCACTACCCTACTTCGAATGATGAAAATTTCAGCAAGTTCTTGGTAGTTGGTCCAATGGTTAGATATGTACAGGACTTGAAACCTCTGTTCAAAATCATGGCAGGGGAAAAGGCTGCTATTCTCAATTTAGATGAGGAA ATAAACATGAAAAAACTTAGAGTTATGTATATGACAGACTTGGGGGAGTCCATGGTCATGATACCTACTGATGAGGAGATCAGAGCGGCAGTGAAAAATTCAGCagatcatttaaaaacaaaatttggctGCCAAACAGAAATG CCCTATATTGAGGAGTTAAGTGACACAGTCGAGATCAGCTCTTCAGTGTTCTTTTCGATGGATGGAATTCCAGATCTGATGGAAATTTCCAGTTCCGATGATCCTAAG ATGAAGAAGAATATATTCATCGAGATGATTAAAGGAATATTTGGACTCTCAGAGTTTTCACTGGCTGGTCTGATCTTTACAGCTATCTACAAATGTAATGGGTTTATGCTTAAAAGCAGACAGCAGAAGTATATACAAATGCACAAAGTACTGAAGAAAAAACTTACT GATATGCTTGGCGACGATGGTGTATTTATTCTACCCACACACCCCATACCAGCTTACTACCATGGGCAGTTCACTATGAAGACAGCTGGAGTAGGTTTTACCATGATCTTCAACACTCTGGAGATGCCTGCCACTCATGTACCCATGGGGTTGAACAAAGATGGCCTACCCATCGGAGTTCAG GTGGTTGCAGGTCCACATCAAGACAGACTTTGTTTAGCTGTGGCGCAAGAGCTTGGGCAGAAGTTCGGAGGCTGGGTTCCTGCACCTTAA